A genomic window from Camelina sativa cultivar DH55 chromosome 2, Cs, whole genome shotgun sequence includes:
- the LOC104718613 gene encoding FT-interacting protein 1-like, with amino-acid sequence MMSNLKLGVDVIGAHNLFPKDGQGTSNAYVELYFDGQKHRTTIKDRDLNPVWNESFFFNISDPSRLHYLNLEAQAYSHNRSTNGRSFLGKVSLSGTSFVPHSDAVVLHFPMERRGIFSRVRGELGLKVYITDEASLKSSAASNDHQDNLDPALPRVSAMKVEHRSDKRHVFYNLPNNAQEHQQQQHPQGSNQPSSSAAEPDHNNEHHNHYVPKHQVDEMRPQPPPPSKLVHAHSIASAQPADFALKETSPHLGGGRVVGGRVIHKDKTATSTYDLVERMYFLYVRVVKARELPIMDITGSVDPFVEVKVGNYKGITRHFEKRQHPEWNQVFAFAKERMQASMLEVVVKDKDLLKDDYVGFVRFDINDIPLRVPPDSPLAPQWYRLEDKKGEKIKGELMLAVWIGTQADEAFSDAWHSDTAMPVDCSPAISAVLRSKVYHAPRLWYVRVNVIEAQDLIPTDKTRFPDVYVKAQLGNQVMKTRPCQARTLGAVWNEDFLFVVAEPFEDHLVLTVEDRVAPGKDEIVGRTYIPLNTVEKRADDHMIHARWFNLERPVVVDVDQLKREKFSMRIHLRVCLEGGYHVLDESTHYSSDLRPSARPLWRQPIGVLELGILNAVGLHPMKTREGRGTSDTFCVGKYGQKWVRTRTMVDNLSPKYNEQYTWEVFDPATVLTVGVFDNGQIGEKGNRDVKIGKIRIRLSTLETGRIYTHSYPLLVLHPTGVKKMGELHMAVRFTCISFANMLYQYTKPLLPKMHYVRPFSVMQQDMLRHQAVNIVAARLGRAEPPLRKEIIEFMSDTDSHLWSMRKSKANFFRMMTVFSGVIAVGKWFSDICSWRNPITTVLVHVLFLMLVCLPELILPTMFLYMFLIGLWNYRFRPRYPPHMNTKISQAEAVHPDELDEEFDTFPTTRSPDMVRLRYDRLRSVAGRIQTVIGDLATQGERFQALLSWRDPRATAIFVIFCFLAAIVFFITPIQIVVALAGFFTMRHPRFRHRLPSVPVNFFRRLPARTDSML; translated from the exons ATGATGAGCAATCTAAAACTCGGTGTGGACGTGATCGGAGCAcacaatctcttcccaaaagacGGGCAAGGAACATCGAACGCATACGTCGAGCTTTACTTCGATGGTCAGAAGCACCGAACAACGATCAAAGATCGTGACTTAAACCCGGTTTGGAACGAgagtttcttcttcaacatctcaGATCCATCTCGTCTTCACTATCTCAATCTTGAAGCTCAAGCTTATAGCCACAACAGATCTACAAATGGACGTTCCTTCCTTGGCAAGGTATCTCTCTCAGGGACCTCTTTTGTTCCTCATTCTGATGCTGTTGTTCTTCACTTTCCCATGGAAAGACGTGGTATCTTCTCTCGTGTTAGAGGTGAGCTAGGTTTGAAGGTTTACATAACCGACGAGGCTTCTTTAAAATCCTCTGCTGCTTCTAATGATCATCAAGATAATCTTGATCCGGCGCTCCCAAGAG TTTCAGCAATGAAGGTAGAACATAGGTCCGACAAACGACATGTCTTTTACAATCTCCCGAACAATGCTCaagaacatcaacaacaacaacatccacAAGGGTCTAACCAACCCTCTTCCTCAGCCGCTGAACCGGATCATAATAATGAACATCATAACCACTATGTGCCAAAGCATCAAGTAGACGAGATGAGACCCcaaccaccaccaccttcaAAGCTAGTCCATGCGCATTCAATTGCTTCGGCTCAGCCAGCAGATTTCGCCCTTAAGGAAACAAGCCCGCATCTCGGTGGTGGAAGAGTCGTTGGTGGGCGTGTTattcacaaagacaaaaccGCTACGAGTACTTATGATCTTGTCGAGAGAATGTATTTCCTCTATGTCCGCGTAGTCAAAGCTCGTGAACTACCAATAATGGATATAACAGGAAGTGTTGATCCTTTTGTCGAG gtgaAAGTGGGGAACTACAAAGGTATCACAAGACATTTTGAGAAGAGACAACATCCGGAATGGAACCAAGTGTTTGCATTCGCGAAAGAGCGAATGCAAGCCTCGATGTTGGAAGTAGTGGTTAAAGACAAAGATCTTTTGAAAGACGATTATGTCGGGTTTGTTCGGTTTGACATTAACGATATCCCTCTTCGAGTGCCTCCGGACAGCCCACTTGCTCCGCAATGGTATAGATTAGAGGATAAGAAAGGGGAGAAGATCAAAGGGGAGCTAATGCTCGCTGTTTGGATTGGTACACAAGCGGATGAAGCTTTCTCTGATGCTTGGCATTCTGATACTGCAATGCCTGTTGATTGTTCTCCAGCCATCTCTGCCGTTCTTCGCTCAAAG GTCTATCATGCGCCTCGTCTATGGTACGTGCGTGTGAACGTGATCGAAGCACAAGACTTGATTCCGACAGACAAAACTAGGTTTCCTGATGTTTACGTCAAAGCGCAGCTAGGGAACCAAGTCATGAAGACCAGACCATGCCAAGCTCGAACCCTTGGCGCTGTTTGGAATGaagactttttgtttgttgtcgCAGAGCCTTTTGAAGACCATTTGGTTCTCACTGTCGAGGACCGGGTGGCTCCAGGAAAGGATGAGATAGTTGGCCGTACTTACATTCCTTTGAACACAGTAGAGAAGCGAGCTGATGACCATATGATACATGCGCGCTG GTTTAATCTTGAGAGACCAGTTGTTGTAGATGTGGATCAGCTCAAGAGAGAAAAATTTTCTATGAGGATTCATCTCCGAGTTTGTCTTGAAGGAGGATACCATGTGTTGGATGAATCGACTCATTACAGCAGCGATCTCCGCCCATCCGCTAGACCGCTATGGAGACAACCGATTGGAGTACTTGAGCTTGGGATCTTAAACGCTGTTGGACTTCACCCGATGAAGActagagaaggaagaggaaccTCTGACACCTTTTGCGTTGGGAAATACGGCCAAAAATGGGTTAGAACGAGGACAATGGTGGATAACTTGTCTCCCAAGTACAACGAGCAGTATACGTGGGAAGTATTTGATCCAGCTACGGTTTTAACCGTTGGTGTGTTTGATAATGGACAGATCGGTGAAAAGGGAAACAGAGATGTGAAGATTGGAAAGATCCGTATAAGGTTGTCTACTTTAGAGACGGGAAGAATCTACACACATTCTTATCCGTTGCTTGTTCTTCACCCTACTGGGGTAAAGAAGATGGGGGAGCTGCATATGGCTGTGAGGTTCACATGCATCTCGTTTGCAAACATGCTTTACCAATACACAAAACCGCTATTGCCCAAAATGCATTACGTAAGGCCATTCTCGGTTATGCAGCAGGACATGCTTCGTCACCAAGCGGTGAATATAGTGGCTGCACGGCTAGGCAGAGCAGAGCCTCCTCTAAGGAAAGAGATCATTGAGTTTATGTCGGACACGGATTCACATTTGTGGAGTATGCGTAAGAGCAAAGCCAATTTCTTCAGGATGATGACTGTTTTCTCAGGTGTTATTGCGGTTGGGAAATGGTTTTCTGACATTTGCTCGTGGAGAAACCCAATCACGACAGTTCTCGTTCATGTTCTGTTTCTGATGCTTGTTTGTCTCCCTGAACTGATCCTACCAACAATGTTTCTGTACATGTTTCTGATCGGGCTTTGGAACTACCGGTTTAGACCGCGTTATCCACCGCACATGAACACGAAAATCTCTCAGGCCGAGGCTGTCCATCCAGACGAGCTTGATGAAGAGTTTGACACGTTTCCAACCACCAGAAGCCCTGACATGGTACGGTTACGGTATGACCGGCTTAGAAGCGTGGCCGGGAGGATTCAAACCGTGATTGGAGATCTTGCAACGCAAGGAGAGCGTTTTCAAGCACTTTTAAGCTGGAGAGATCCACGCGCGACCgcaatatttgttatattttgctTTCTTGCGGCCATTGTTTTCTTCATAACACCGATTCAGATCGTTGTAGCGTTGGCTGGTTTCTTCACGATGAGGCATCCAAGGTTCCGGCACCGGCTTCCTTCTGTTCCAGTTAACTTCTTCCGCCGCTTGCCTGCCCGAACCGATAGTATGCTTTAG